One window of Dechloromonas sp. ZY10 genomic DNA carries:
- a CDS encoding HEPN domain-containing protein, whose protein sequence is MNAADLMSKARRALESARFLLSAADPDGACNRAYYAMFDAARAALPVSAAGVPAEVSKTQGGLITAFSLHLVKTGRFPVEMGRSLNKVEDLRLIADYKGDSLEQADAAWAVGQAVVFVETVAQVFEV, encoded by the coding sequence GTGAATGCCGCCGATCTGATGTCCAAGGCGCGGCGAGCCCTTGAATCGGCGCGCTTTCTCCTTTCTGCGGCAGACCCGGATGGCGCTTGCAACCGGGCCTACTATGCGATGTTCGATGCGGCGCGAGCAGCCTTGCCGGTTTCCGCTGCGGGGGTTCCAGCAGAAGTATCGAAAACGCAAGGCGGGTTGATTACTGCGTTCAGCCTGCATCTGGTCAAGACTGGGCGTTTCCCGGTTGAAATGGGAAGGTCTCTTAATAAAGTTGAGGACTTGCGTTTGATCGCAGATTACAAAGGCGACTCGCTGGAACAAGCCGATGCGGCATGGGCGGTTGGTCAGGCAGTGGTTTTTGTTGAGACCGTGGCCCAGGTATTCGAGGTTTGA
- a CDS encoding FecR domain-containing protein, with product MSLVRPLLARMTRCFAALAMFGVITHGFSAQAEEAGKVVLVVGDVRMAGEALRVGDDVRVGAPLATGGDGYLYIKTVDNGFLILRPNSAATVVAYRVDSAKPAESRFKIELHQGVVRNISGEAVKSARQNFRFNTPVAAIGVRGTDFTAYADALVTRVAVLSGGVVVSGFGDGCNRAGNGPCEGAQTRELFAGQPGMVLQVGKGQGVPQLIKGNGLSPDVSTPPRADEPAAGSAAVRNGAATADANLDPLKSDRIALAGEAPKPAPEAVRPAIEWGRWQAFADEKANVDLVGLMKTHNLDAFNAYFAMLRPKDAVWENPTSGSVDFRLQAAQALIQPDVGGAYAAAVENGRLHVNFAQSSFTTGFDLIANGQRIARQAEGRVFADGSFQNVSQFLGNNNMLVQGVLGRDTALRAGYLFQSRLDDGRIAYGATMWVK from the coding sequence ATGTCTCTGGTTCGTCCCTTGCTCGCCCGTATGACCCGCTGTTTTGCCGCTCTGGCAATGTTCGGGGTGATCACTCATGGCTTCTCTGCGCAGGCCGAAGAGGCTGGCAAGGTAGTGCTGGTGGTGGGCGATGTGCGGATGGCCGGCGAGGCCTTGCGGGTTGGCGACGATGTTCGTGTCGGCGCGCCGCTGGCGACGGGGGGCGATGGTTACCTCTATATCAAGACGGTCGATAACGGCTTCCTGATCCTGCGCCCGAACAGCGCCGCGACAGTGGTGGCGTATCGCGTCGATAGTGCCAAGCCGGCTGAAAGCCGCTTCAAGATTGAACTGCATCAGGGCGTGGTGCGTAATATTTCGGGCGAGGCCGTAAAAAGTGCCAGGCAGAATTTCCGGTTCAATACCCCGGTAGCGGCCATCGGCGTGCGTGGCACGGATTTCACCGCCTATGCCGACGCGCTGGTGACTCGTGTCGCAGTGCTTTCTGGCGGCGTTGTGGTCAGCGGCTTTGGCGATGGCTGCAATCGTGCCGGTAACGGTCCCTGCGAAGGCGCCCAGACGCGCGAACTGTTTGCCGGGCAACCGGGTATGGTCTTGCAGGTCGGCAAGGGGCAGGGCGTGCCGCAATTGATCAAGGGCAACGGCCTTTCGCCCGATGTTTCGACGCCGCCGCGAGCCGACGAGCCGGCAGCGGGCAGCGCAGCCGTGCGCAACGGCGCGGCAACCGCCGATGCCAATCTCGATCCGCTCAAGTCCGACCGCATCGCGCTGGCCGGCGAAGCACCCAAGCCGGCACCGGAAGCGGTGCGTCCGGCCATCGAATGGGGGCGCTGGCAGGCGTTCGCTGATGAAAAGGCCAATGTCGACCTGGTGGGCTTGATGAAGACGCACAACCTCGATGCCTTCAACGCCTATTTCGCGATGCTGCGCCCTAAGGATGCGGTTTGGGAAAACCCGACTTCGGGCAGCGTCGATTTCCGCCTGCAGGCGGCGCAAGCCCTTATTCAGCCGGATGTTGGCGGCGCCTACGCGGCAGCCGTTGAAAACGGTCGTCTGCATGTCAATTTTGCCCAAAGCAGTTTTACCACCGGCTTCGACCTGATTGCCAACGGTCAGCGCATTGCGCGGCAGGCCGAAGGGCGTGTCTTTGCTGACGGTTCGTTCCAGAATGTCAGCCAATTTCTAGGTAACAATAATATGCTCGTCCAGGGGGTCCTTGGGCGTGATACGGCTCTTCGTGCCGGTTATCTTTTCCAGTCGCGCTTGGATGACGGACGGATCGCCTACGGCGCCACCATGTGGGTTAAATAA
- a CDS encoding nucleotidyltransferase domain-containing protein: MRTIADIDSPTLAATRLFVWRLAVGYDLVGAFLFGSRARNEHRADSDADVAVLLRGRHERFVSTKLEMDDIAYDVLLETGIRIQPLPIWEDEWAHPENYSNPRLLQNIEREGIRL, translated from the coding sequence ATGCGTACCATTGCCGATATTGATAGCCCAACGCTTGCCGCAACCAGGCTCTTTGTCTGGAGGTTGGCGGTTGGTTATGACTTGGTCGGGGCTTTTCTTTTTGGTAGTCGCGCTCGCAATGAGCATCGCGCAGATAGCGATGCGGATGTCGCCGTATTGCTGCGGGGGCGGCATGAGCGTTTCGTTTCGACCAAACTCGAAATGGACGATATTGCTTATGACGTGCTGCTCGAAACTGGAATTCGCATTCAGCCGTTACCCATCTGGGAAGACGAGTGGGCGCATCCTGAAAATTATTCAAATCCTCGCTTGCTGCAAAACATCGAGAGAGAAGGAATTCGGCTGTGA